In Hydrogenimonas thermophila, a genomic segment contains:
- a CDS encoding diguanylate cyclase, producing the protein MQESAINYINDPVEIAPKIWWVGHVLDGDPFQCHVYLIDNGKESVLFDPGSKLTWPYTRKKILQLMPLENIKYIVCHHQDPDITSGITDMLDEIGIEGRFLVTHWRVYELLEHYDWGIDFYEIQDNGWKLKAGDRTFNFIFTPYMHFPGAFCTYDPETKILFSSDIFGGFTKEFHLYAKDAKSYFESMVPFHTHYMPSKQIVNHGLDNIEKYEIDLIAPQHGSIIKKEMIPYIIKHLRELECGIYLEYEGVKDIEFVSKFDENLSKIFEVAAYFESFQTDTQKILNILRGILPLKNIQALALIDNDYFIKLDSFSSEILECDTKKDEVLKKYQDIIDDKERYFISSKEFKFIKFDKEYTLYLFPLLDYDKRVIGIGIFVLEKGFKQNNEAIEVLKKLEIPINIIAKHETEIYKMENEKKKIYTMAITDSLTGLHNRYYLNEISRIELLKSKRYSYPIAAAYLDIDHFKNINDTYGHDVGDIVLKQFAHLIKNSVRESDLVFRLGGEEFFILMPYVDKNEAQSIIERTREILKKNGCIHIGKEKICYTFSTGITDTLESGYNLDDLIKAADKRLYEAKTTGRDKIIYH; encoded by the coding sequence ATGCAGGAATCGGCCATAAATTATATAAACGATCCAGTTGAAATAGCACCAAAAATTTGGTGGGTTGGGCATGTACTTGATGGAGATCCTTTTCAGTGTCATGTTTACTTAATTGATAATGGAAAAGAGAGTGTTCTTTTTGATCCTGGTTCAAAGCTTACTTGGCCATATACAAGAAAAAAGATTTTGCAACTAATGCCTCTCGAAAATATTAAATATATAGTATGTCATCATCAAGATCCAGATATTACATCAGGAATTACTGATATGCTTGATGAAATTGGAATAGAAGGACGGTTTTTAGTTACACATTGGCGTGTATATGAGCTACTTGAGCATTATGATTGGGGAATTGACTTTTATGAAATTCAAGATAATGGATGGAAATTAAAAGCTGGAGATAGAACATTTAATTTTATATTTACACCATATATGCATTTTCCAGGAGCATTTTGTACATATGATCCTGAAACAAAAATACTTTTTTCTAGTGATATTTTTGGAGGATTTACAAAAGAGTTTCATCTATATGCTAAAGATGCTAAAAGTTACTTTGAATCAATGGTTCCTTTTCATACACACTATATGCCATCTAAACAGATTGTAAACCATGGACTTGATAATATTGAAAAATATGAGATAGATCTAATAGCACCACAACATGGTTCTATAATAAAAAAAGAGATGATTCCATATATAATTAAGCATTTACGTGAACTTGAGTGTGGTATTTACCTTGAATATGAAGGTGTAAAAGATATTGAATTTGTTTCAAAATTCGATGAAAATCTTTCTAAAATTTTTGAGGTTGCAGCATATTTTGAGAGTTTTCAAACAGATACTCAGAAAATTTTAAATATATTAAGAGGAATATTACCATTAAAAAATATTCAAGCTCTTGCATTAATTGATAATGATTATTTTATAAAACTTGACTCATTTAGTTCCGAAATTCTTGAATGTGATACAAAAAAAGATGAAGTTTTAAAGAAGTATCAAGATATTATTGATGATAAAGAGAGATATTTTATCTCAAGTAAAGAGTTTAAGTTTATAAAATTTGATAAAGAATATACACTATATCTTTTTCCTTTATTAGATTATGATAAAAGAGTTATAGGAATAGGTATTTTTGTTCTTGAAAAAGGGTTTAAACAGAATAATGAGGCAATAGAGGTTTTAAAAAAATTAGAAATTCCAATAAATATTATTGCAAAACATGAGACAGAAATATATAAAATGGAGAATGAAAAAAAGAAAATATATACAATGGCTATTACAGATAGTTTGACAGGTTTGCATAATCGTTACTATTTAAATGAAATTTCACGTATAGAACTTCTAAAATCAAAACGTTATAGCTATCCAATTGCAGCTGCTTATTTAGATATTGATCACTTTAAAAATATAAATGACACTTATGGACATGATGTTGGAGACATCGTTCTAAAGCAGTTTGCACATCTCATAAAAAATTCTGTAAGAGAGAGTGATCTTGTGTTTAGACTAGGAGGAGAAGAATTTTTTATTTTAATGCCATATGTTGATAAAAATGAAGCACAAAGTATTATTGAAAGAACAAGAGAAATACTTAAGAAAAATGGGTGTATACATATAGGTAAAGAGAAGATTTGTTATACATTCAGTACAGGTATTACTGATACGTTGGAGAGTGGAT
- a CDS encoding patatin-like phospholipase family protein, whose protein sequence is MKIALALSGGGVRAVAHLGIIKVLIDNGFKIEAISGSSAGALIGALLCDGKSPEEILKIVKTIKIWDLMKGIRRGGLFGLNGVREILYNNLTIKNIEDSKSKLFIACTDLLSGKIYYFENGPVVELSIASSSLVPIISPVKHDGMLLADGGFIDNLPVIPLKKTGLPIIGINVNPVVKKNPTNLLKTTLRALILMMNSNIETSKKDCDFFIEPSSCDKFNIFDLKHADEAYEIGVSEATRLLPKLKSKLQFF, encoded by the coding sequence TTGAAGATAGCACTGGCTCTTTCTGGAGGTGGTGTTCGTGCAGTTGCTCATCTTGGAATAATTAAAGTTTTAATAGATAATGGTTTTAAAATAGAAGCTATAAGCGGTAGTAGTGCTGGTGCACTTATAGGTGCATTATTGTGTGATGGAAAATCCCCTGAAGAGATATTGAAAATTGTTAAAACTATTAAGATATGGGATTTAATGAAGGGTATAAGAAGAGGCGGTCTTTTTGGTCTTAATGGAGTAAGAGAGATACTTTATAACAATTTAACAATTAAAAATATTGAAGATAGTAAGAGTAAATTATTTATTGCTTGTACAGATCTATTGAGTGGAAAAATCTATTATTTTGAAAATGGTCCGGTTGTTGAATTGTCTATAGCTTCATCATCTCTTGTGCCTATTATTTCTCCTGTAAAACATGATGGAATGTTGCTCGCTGATGGAGGTTTTATAGACAACTTGCCTGTTATACCTTTAAAGAAAACAGGTTTGCCAATTATTGGTATAAATGTAAATCCAGTAGTAAAAAAAAATCCAACCAATCTTTTGAAAACAACATTAAGAGCGCTTATTCTTATGATGAATTCAAATATTGAAACCTCTAAGAAAGATTGTGATTTTTTTATTGAGCCATCTTCATGTGATAAATTTAATATTTTTGACTTAAAACATGCCGATGAAGCTTATGAAATAGGAGTTTCTGAAGCTACACGACTTTTACCTAAATTAAAAAGTAAATTACAGTTTTTTTAA
- a CDS encoding CCA tRNA nucleotidyltransferase, with amino-acid sequence MKLPLASSSLQSELDFILNFFKINYPYVRLYLVGGAVRDMVMGREIYDLDIECFNIDPNEFDKAMKKLGAKGVGKSFFVYKYNKVDLALPRIERKVGIGHRGFEVELALDSKEASRRRDFTMNALMLDLSNGEIIDHWGGLNDIKNRVIRVVDPKKFQEDSLRVLRAMQFAARLKFRIDSNSREIMRKISLDDLTGERVFWEFEKMFNAEWLYYGLFYMNDLLIGKKILGIELNIRELIKISRHMRKARTVEDSSMRPYYFLYIISTDLHKNAESLCKAIHTPNIYIKTLRTHTKVPHKITDRFLGAVSLRMPICKWLGVYADNTVERAKKLDIYDKIFVPGVKPADLIKEGYSGKELGIELRRRILEAVRENFGVKS; translated from the coding sequence GTGAAATTACCGTTAGCCTCTTCATCACTTCAATCAGAGTTAGACTTCATACTTAACTTTTTTAAGATCAATTACCCATATGTACGGCTCTATCTGGTAGGTGGTGCCGTACGTGACATGGTAATGGGACGAGAAATATATGATTTAGATATAGAGTGTTTCAATATAGATCCTAATGAATTTGACAAAGCAATGAAAAAACTTGGAGCAAAAGGTGTAGGTAAAAGTTTTTTTGTTTATAAATATAATAAAGTTGATCTTGCTTTACCAAGAATTGAGCGAAAAGTTGGAATTGGACATCGTGGTTTTGAAGTAGAGTTAGCACTAGATAGCAAAGAGGCATCTAGGCGAAGAGACTTTACAATGAATGCATTGATGCTTGATCTGTCAAATGGAGAGATTATTGACCACTGGGGTGGTTTAAATGATATTAAGAATAGAGTTATTCGAGTAGTTGACCCAAAAAAGTTTCAGGAAGACTCTCTTAGAGTATTACGGGCCATGCAGTTTGCTGCACGTCTAAAATTTAGAATTGATTCCAATAGCAGAGAAATTATGAGAAAAATATCTCTTGATGATCTTACAGGCGAAAGAGTATTTTGGGAATTTGAAAAGATGTTTAATGCTGAGTGGCTCTATTATGGTCTTTTTTATATGAATGATCTTTTGATAGGTAAAAAAATTTTAGGGATAGAACTGAATATAAGAGAGTTAATAAAAATATCACGTCATATGAGAAAAGCCAGAACAGTAGAAGATAGCAGTATGCGTCCTTACTATTTTTTATATATCATCTCTACAGATTTACATAAAAATGCAGAGAGTCTCTGTAAAGCTATCCATACTCCAAATATTTATATTAAAACACTTAGAACTCATACAAAAGTTCCACATAAAATTACAGATCGTTTTTTAGGTGCAGTATCTCTTAGAATGCCTATATGTAAATGGTTGGGAGTTTATGCAGACAACACTGTTGAGCGTGCAAAAAAACTTGATATTTACGACAAGATATTTGTTCCTGGAGTTAAGCCGGCTGATCTTATAAAAGAGGGATATAGTGGCAAAGAGTTGGGAATTGAGTTAAGAAGACGAATTCTAGAAGCTGTTAGAGAAAATTTTGGAGTAAAAAGTTGA
- a CDS encoding CiaD-like domain-containing protein has product MELKDVILSTLSEISEDIQRSVDEETQKNESKGIPSQEVSKNIAINEKKDDKEIINQNEEESWIQEECQFLESLRERLLVLFEGFQSPNNSSVESKIDLTLNFLEYLLALLDERITKLKKL; this is encoded by the coding sequence GTGGAACTCAAAGATGTTATATTATCAACACTTTCAGAAATAAGTGAAGATATACAAAGAAGTGTAGATGAAGAGACTCAAAAAAATGAATCAAAAGGTATACCATCACAAGAGGTTTCAAAAAACATAGCCATTAATGAAAAAAAAGATGACAAAGAGATCATAAATCAAAATGAAGAAGAATCTTGGATTCAGGAAGAGTGTCAGTTTTTAGAAAGTCTTCGTGAGCGTTTACTTGTTCTGTTTGAAGGTTTTCAATCACCAAATAATAGTTCAGTTGAATCAAAAATAGATTTAACACTGAATTTTTTAGAGTATCTTTTGGCACTCCTTGATGAACGTATTACAAAATTAAAAAAACTGTGA
- a CDS encoding tetratricopeptide repeat protein codes for MHTVTLAQIYEMQGLKEDALHIYQEILKKEPDNHEARVAIRRLSGIHRHFSGVNEAMKKFFITMQTEEEFAQFEQWLAGLEG; via the coding sequence ATGCATACAGTCACTCTCGCACAAATTTATGAAATGCAGGGCTTAAAAGAGGATGCCTTGCATATTTATCAAGAAATTTTAAAAAAAGAACCTGATAATCATGAAGCAAGAGTAGCAATACGTCGGTTATCAGGTATTCATCGCCACTTTTCAGGTGTTAATGAAGCAATGAAAAAGTTTTTTATTACAATGCAGACTGAGGAAGAGTTTGCTCAGTTTGAGCAATGGCTTGCTGGGTTAGAAGGATAA
- the leuB gene encoding 3-isopropylmalate dehydrogenase, with product MTRSYKIALIKGDGIGPEIIEEAVKVLDAVSYAEGFELKYDEYLLGGAAIDATDDPAPKETLEGVKQADAVLFGAIGGEKWDNLPREKRPETGLLKLRKEMEVFANIRPVTVYNELVNASTLKPSVVQGVDLIVVRELIGGIYFGQPRGNDGNKAFNTMVYSKPEIERIARVAFDIAMKRSKRVCSVDKANVLDVSQLWRDTVEEIAKEYPEVTLTHMYVDNAAMQLIRDPKQFDVILTGNIFGDILSDEASMLSGSIGLLPSASIGEKFGLYEPIHGSAPDIAGQGIANPIATIASAAMMLRYALNEEVAAGRIEQAIKQTLSEGYRTQDLSSYDAKEVCSTSEIGSIIANYAASK from the coding sequence GTGACAAGAAGTTATAAGATAGCCTTGATCAAGGGTGATGGAATTGGTCCTGAAATCATTGAAGAGGCTGTAAAAGTTCTTGATGCCGTTAGTTATGCAGAAGGATTTGAGCTTAAGTATGATGAGTATCTACTAGGCGGTGCAGCTATAGATGCAACAGATGATCCTGCACCTAAAGAGACGCTAGAAGGTGTAAAACAGGCTGATGCAGTACTTTTTGGTGCAATAGGCGGAGAAAAATGGGACAATTTACCTCGTGAAAAACGTCCTGAAACAGGGCTATTGAAACTTCGTAAAGAGATGGAAGTTTTTGCAAATATTCGTCCTGTTACAGTTTATAATGAATTAGTAAATGCATCAACTCTTAAACCATCTGTAGTTCAAGGCGTTGATTTAATAGTTGTTAGAGAGCTGATAGGCGGTATCTATTTTGGTCAGCCTAGAGGAAATGATGGCAATAAAGCTTTCAATACAATGGTTTATAGCAAGCCTGAAATTGAGCGTATTGCAAGAGTAGCATTTGATATTGCTATGAAACGAAGCAAACGTGTCTGTTCTGTAGATAAAGCAAATGTACTTGATGTTAGCCAGTTATGGAGAGATACAGTTGAAGAGATAGCAAAAGAGTATCCTGAAGTAACTCTAACTCACATGTATGTTGATAATGCTGCAATGCAGCTAATACGTGATCCAAAACAGTTTGATGTCATACTTACAGGAAACATTTTTGGAGATATTCTAAGCGATGAAGCAAGTATGCTCAGTGGTTCAATTGGATTGCTTCCTTCTGCATCTATTGGTGAAAAGTTTGGTCTTTATGAACCTATCCACGGTTCTGCACCTGATATTGCAGGGCAGGGGATTGCAAACCCAATTGCTACAATTGCCAGTGCAGCAATGATGTTGCGTTATGCTTTAAATGAAGAAGTAGCTGCAGGGAGAATTGAACAAGCAATTAAACAGACACTTAGTGAAGGTTATAGAACTCAAGATTTAAGCTCTTATGATGCAAAAGAGGTTTGCTCAACAAGTGAAATAGGCTCTATTATTGCAAATTATGCTGCTTCTAAATAA
- a CDS encoding 3-isopropylmalate dehydratase small subunit produces MNIITGKVWKFGDNIDTDLIIAARYLNTSDPHELAKHVMEDADPDFVKKMQPGDIIVAGENFGCGSSREHAPIALKAAGVSAVVAKSFARIFYRNAFNMGLPIFELNETDKISEGDLISIEMDKGNIIDINKNITYKFHPIPEFMQELLACGGLINYAKAEMLKKEQA; encoded by the coding sequence ATGAATATCATTACTGGAAAAGTATGGAAATTCGGTGACAATATCGATACTGATCTTATTATTGCAGCTCGCTATCTTAACACTTCTGATCCACATGAACTTGCAAAGCATGTCATGGAAGATGCGGATCCAGATTTTGTAAAAAAGATGCAGCCTGGTGATATTATTGTTGCGGGTGAAAATTTTGGATGTGGAAGTAGCCGTGAGCATGCCCCAATCGCACTTAAAGCAGCAGGTGTATCGGCTGTTGTTGCAAAGAGTTTCGCTCGTATTTTTTATCGTAATGCTTTTAATATGGGACTACCAATTTTTGAACTCAATGAGACAGATAAAATAAGTGAAGGTGATCTTATTTCAATAGAGATGGATAAGGGAAATATTATTGATATTAACAAAAATATCACATATAAATTTCACCCGATTCCTGAATTTATGCAAGAACTTCTAGCTTGTGGAGGGCTTATTAACTATGCTAAAGCTGAAATGCTTAAAAAGGAGCAAGCGTGA
- the flgG gene encoding flagellar basal-body rod protein FlgG, with amino-acid sequence MIRSLYTAATGMIAQQMQIDTTSNNIANVNTIGYKKQRAEFADLMYQTMEYAGTATSEQSNSPTGISVGLGVRPTAIAKQFSQGNFKETGNNLDLAITGNGFFKITMPDGTEAYTRNGSFKLDSNGTIVNSDGYKLSPEIVIPPDAVAISIGTDGTVSVLQAGQQESTAIGQIQLTNFINPAGLHALGDNLYVNTSASGDPIEGVAGQNGLGQIRQGFVEMSNVQLVEEMTDLITGQRAYEANSKAITTSDSMLQIVNNLKR; translated from the coding sequence ATGATACGTTCACTTTATACAGCTGCAACAGGAATGATAGCTCAACAGATGCAGATAGATACTACGTCAAACAATATTGCAAACGTCAATACAATAGGTTACAAAAAGCAGCGAGCAGAGTTTGCTGATTTGATGTATCAGACTATGGAGTATGCTGGAACTGCTACAAGTGAGCAGTCAAATTCTCCCACTGGAATATCTGTAGGTTTGGGTGTTCGTCCTACAGCTATTGCTAAACAGTTTAGTCAGGGGAACTTTAAAGAGACAGGTAATAATCTTGATTTGGCAATTACCGGAAATGGATTTTTTAAGATAACAATGCCTGATGGTACTGAAGCATATACACGTAATGGATCTTTTAAATTAGACAGCAATGGAACAATTGTAAATTCTGATGGATATAAACTTTCGCCTGAAATTGTCATACCTCCTGATGCGGTTGCTATTTCAATAGGTACAGACGGAACAGTTTCTGTACTTCAAGCAGGTCAACAAGAGTCTACTGCGATTGGTCAGATTCAGCTTACAAACTTTATTAACCCAGCAGGTCTTCATGCTCTTGGTGATAACCTTTATGTTAATACATCTGCATCTGGGGATCCCATAGAAGGTGTTGCAGGGCAAAATGGGCTTGGTCAGATAAGACAAGGTTTTGTTGAGATGAGTAATGTACAACTTGTTGAAGAGATGACTGATCTTATTACAGGGCAGCGTGCATATGAAGCTAACTCTAAAGCTATTACAACAAGCGACAGTATGCTTCAGATTGTTAATAATCTGAAACGATAG
- a CDS encoding flagellar hook-basal body protein yields the protein MQNGFYAVTGAMVTQFNRLDQISNNLANVNTNGFKKDDQVIGDFMRLYQEKRDELPLNNNTKDAAKFLNRSLNRVPRIVESYKDFSLGSMVKTDNKLDLALGEENLFFAVKTPDGIRLTKDGAFSLNEKGQMVTKEGYLVLSKSYFKNQQPIELPVNAVDIMIDKSGKIKYLDQTAFDTPVYRNDIMVVRVDDLKSLKSVGENLFTLDAEEPELQMRIVDNPVSVYQGMLEKSNVNPVREMSALIETNRLVEMYQKAMTTQMDDINRDAITKLASVRA from the coding sequence ATGCAAAATGGATTTTATGCTGTTACCGGTGCGATGGTGACACAGTTTAATAGACTTGATCAAATAAGTAACAACCTTGCAAATGTTAATACAAACGGATTTAAAAAAGATGACCAGGTAATTGGTGATTTTATGAGATTATACCAAGAAAAACGTGATGAACTTCCACTTAACAATAATACAAAAGATGCTGCAAAGTTTTTAAATAGATCTTTAAACAGAGTTCCTAGAATAGTTGAATCATACAAAGACTTTTCACTAGGATCTATGGTTAAAACAGATAATAAACTTGATTTGGCTCTTGGCGAAGAGAATCTATTTTTTGCAGTAAAAACTCCTGATGGAATAAGATTGACAAAAGATGGTGCTTTTTCTCTTAATGAAAAAGGGCAAATGGTTACAAAAGAGGGGTATTTGGTTCTTTCAAAAAGTTATTTTAAAAATCAACAGCCAATTGAACTTCCTGTTAATGCAGTTGATATTATGATAGATAAAAGTGGAAAAATAAAATATTTGGATCAAACAGCTTTTGATACACCTGTTTATAGAAATGATATTATGGTTGTACGAGTAGATGATTTAAAATCTTTAAAATCAGTGGGTGAAAATCTATTTACATTAGATGCAGAAGAGCCGGAACTTCAAATGCGTATAGTAGATAATCCGGTATCTGTTTATCAGGGTATGTTAGAAAAGAGTAATGTAAATCCTGTTCGTGAAATGAGTGCGCTTATTGAGACAAACAGGTTGGTTGAGATGTACCAAAAAGCTATGACTACTCAAATGGATGATATTAACAGAGATGCAATTACCAAATTAGCATCAGTAAGAGCATAA
- the rpoD gene encoding RNA polymerase sigma factor RpoD, protein MTAKELNQKLEQLFEDSKNEKYITYEKIVEVFEKQPTLAQAKNILKLAKKHGVNIITSSERAMLLNIEEAEKRESERQKLSDDSLEEEFDFTREKELLEWSRSDSPVRMYLREMGQIPLLTKEEEIEISKKIEMGEDIIIDAICSVPYLIDFILDYKEPLINRERRVKELFKSFEDDTEDETEESEVTKKNNKQDKRVQKVIESFKALEKAKKDWLKTLSKAPAEDASEEEKFHYELQLSFKKKTLKERLLDLGPTSKLINELVKAMETALKSDEGFEKELKRLEYRLPLFNDQLKENHKKILENIVNMSKEEIAAAVPEATMVSTYLQIKKLFQTKEASKDSFNLDPEKLQEILEQIKRGKKISEEAKTRMAKSNLRLVVSIAKRYTNRGLPFLDLIQEGNIGLMKAVDKFEYKKGYKFSTYATWWIRQAISRAIADQARTIRIPIHMIETINRINKIMRKHLQETGKEPDVETIAKEVGLSVDKVKNVIKITKEPVSLEAPVGSEEDGRFGDFIEDKSSASPVEAVMKEDLKEQIDDVLDQLNEREKAVICMRFGLMDDESDRTLEEIGKALNVTRERVRQIESSAIKKLKHPKVGRKLKNYIEE, encoded by the coding sequence ATGACTGCCAAAGAGCTTAACCAAAAGTTGGAACAACTGTTTGAAGACAGTAAAAATGAAAAATATATAACCTACGAAAAAATTGTTGAAGTTTTTGAAAAACAGCCAACCCTTGCCCAGGCTAAAAATATTTTAAAACTGGCAAAAAAACATGGTGTCAACATAATAACTTCTAGTGAACGTGCAATGCTTCTAAATATTGAAGAGGCTGAAAAACGTGAATCTGAACGACAAAAGCTAAGTGATGATTCTTTAGAGGAAGAGTTTGACTTTACACGTGAAAAAGAGCTTCTTGAGTGGTCTAGAAGTGATTCACCTGTTCGTATGTATCTACGTGAAATGGGACAGATTCCTCTTCTTACAAAAGAGGAAGAGATAGAGATCAGCAAAAAGATCGAAATGGGTGAAGATATCATTATCGATGCTATTTGCTCTGTTCCTTACCTAATAGATTTTATTTTAGATTACAAAGAGCCTCTAATAAATAGAGAGCGTCGTGTTAAAGAGCTTTTTAAAAGCTTTGAAGATGATACAGAAGATGAAACAGAAGAGAGTGAAGTAACTAAAAAGAATAATAAGCAGGATAAGCGTGTTCAAAAAGTTATTGAAAGTTTCAAAGCACTCGAAAAGGCTAAAAAAGATTGGCTAAAAACACTCAGTAAAGCACCTGCTGAAGATGCCAGCGAAGAGGAGAAGTTTCATTATGAGCTTCAACTCTCTTTTAAGAAAAAGACTCTTAAAGAGAGACTTCTTGATCTTGGACCTACTTCCAAACTTATTAATGAGCTGGTTAAAGCTATGGAAACAGCTCTTAAAAGCGATGAAGGTTTTGAGAAAGAACTTAAACGACTTGAGTACCGCTTGCCGCTTTTCAATGATCAGTTAAAAGAGAATCACAAAAAAATTCTTGAGAATATTGTAAATATGAGCAAAGAAGAGATAGCTGCTGCAGTACCAGAAGCTACTATGGTAAGCACATATTTACAAATCAAAAAGCTATTTCAAACTAAAGAGGCAAGTAAAGACAGCTTTAATCTTGACCCTGAAAAACTTCAAGAGATTCTTGAACAGATTAAACGAGGTAAAAAGATTTCAGAAGAAGCAAAAACACGAATGGCTAAATCAAACCTTCGTCTTGTTGTCTCTATTGCAAAAAGATATACAAACCGCGGTCTGCCATTCCTTGATCTGATCCAAGAAGGAAATATTGGATTGATGAAAGCGGTTGACAAGTTTGAATATAAAAAGGGTTATAAATTCTCTACATATGCAACTTGGTGGATACGTCAGGCAATTAGTCGTGCTATTGCTGATCAGGCAAGAACAATTCGAATTCCTATCCATATGATTGAGACAATCAACCGCATTAATAAAATTATGCGTAAACATCTGCAAGAGACTGGAAAAGAGCCTGATGTAGAGACAATTGCCAAAGAGGTAGGATTAAGTGTTGACAAAGTAAAAAATGTCATAAAAATCACAAAAGAGCCTGTCAGCCTTGAAGCACCTGTAGGAAGCGAAGAGGATGGACGTTTTGGTGACTTCATTGAAGATAAAAGCTCTGCAAGTCCTGTAGAAGCGGTAATGAAAGAGGATCTTAAAGAGCAGATTGATGATGTATTAGATCAGCTTAATGAACGTGAAAAAGCTGTTATATGCATGCGCTTTGGATTAATGGATGATGAGAGTGACCGCACTCTTGAAGAGATAGGTAAAGCTTTAAATGTTACTCGTGAGCGCGTACGCCAAATTGAAAGCAGTGCTATTAAAAAGCTTAAACATCCTAAAGTTGGTAGAAAACTAAAAAACTATATTGAAGAGTAG
- a CDS encoding AtpZ/AtpI family protein, whose protein sequence is MSQDKPKVKKVVEGAYDLSLGISMVVAVLIGIALGIGMKNLFGVPWLLWLGVFWGVAAAILNVYKAYKKQVKSLDELKNDPKYKNYSNIDDNDDS, encoded by the coding sequence ATGAGTCAAGATAAACCTAAAGTCAAAAAAGTAGTGGAGGGGGCTTATGACCTCTCTTTAGGTATTTCAATGGTCGTTGCCGTTCTTATAGGCATAGCTCTAGGCATAGGGATGAAAAACCTTTTTGGTGTTCCCTGGCTTTTATGGCTTGGAGTTTTCTGGGGAGTTGCAGCTGCAATTTTGAATGTCTATAAAGCATATAAAAAACAGGTGAAATCTTTGGATGAATTAAAAAACGATCCAAAATATAAAAATTACTCTAACATTGATGATAACGATGATTCGTAA